In Alphaproteobacteria bacterium US3C007, one genomic interval encodes:
- a CDS encoding ABC transporter permease, which produces MSRLSPLNQRRWRNFKSNRRAYWSLWIFSVIFGLSLFAEVIANDKPILVQYRGEYFTPITNFYPETAFGGDFKTEAVYSDPVVQCLIRSGGLEICFDTPEEVIAQISSGVFDPETPGFEKGWALWPLIPYSYDTSVERPGAAPLPPNAQNWLGTDDTKRDVLARVIYGFRLSIVFTIIVTTLSSLLGIFAGAVQGFFGGLTDLLFQRFIEIWSGVPSLFIIIIMFAILGRSFTLLVVLTVLFGWMGLVGVVRAEFLRARNLEYVRAARALGVSNWTIMFRHMLPNAMVATLTLLPFIVTGTIGALASLDFLGFGLPSSSPSLGELTLQAKQNLQAPWLGFTAFFTFAIMLALLVFIFEGVRDAFDPRKTFQ; this is translated from the coding sequence ATGAGCCGTTTATCGCCGCTCAACCAACGTCGCTGGCGCAACTTCAAAAGCAACCGGCGTGCCTATTGGTCGCTTTGGATCTTTAGCGTGATCTTTGGGCTGTCGCTATTTGCAGAAGTGATCGCCAATGATAAGCCTATTTTGGTGCAATATCGCGGAGAATATTTCACCCCGATTACAAATTTTTATCCCGAAACCGCCTTTGGCGGTGATTTCAAAACCGAAGCGGTCTATAGCGATCCCGTGGTGCAATGCTTAATCCGCAGCGGTGGGCTGGAGATTTGCTTTGACACGCCAGAAGAGGTGATCGCACAAATTTCAAGCGGCGTGTTTGATCCCGAAACCCCAGGTTTTGAAAAGGGTTGGGCCTTATGGCCGCTGATCCCTTATTCTTATGATACGTCTGTCGAGCGCCCGGGCGCGGCGCCTTTGCCTCCGAATGCGCAAAATTGGCTGGGAACGGATGACACCAAACGCGATGTGCTGGCGCGGGTGATCTATGGGTTTCGCTTGTCGATCGTGTTCACGATTATCGTTACCACCCTGTCCAGCCTGCTTGGTATTTTTGCGGGCGCTGTGCAGGGGTTTTTTGGTGGTTTGACCGATCTTTTGTTTCAGCGTTTTATCGAAATTTGGAGCGGTGTGCCCTCGTTATTCATCATCATCATCATGTTTGCGATATTGGGGCGAAGCTTCACCTTGCTTGTGGTGTTGACCGTCTTGTTTGGTTGGATGGGGTTGGTGGGTGTGGTGCGCGCTGAATTTTTGCGGGCGCGCAATTTGGAATATGTGCGCGCGGCGCGGGCGCTGGGTGTCAGCAATTGGACGATCATGTTTCGCCATATGTTGCCAAATGCGATGGTGGCCACCCTAACGCTTCTGCCTTTTATCGTTACCGGGACCATCGGTGCCTTGGCCAGTTTAGATTTTTTAGGCTTTGGCCTGCCTTCTTCCAGCCCGTCTTTGGGCGAATTGACGCTGCAAGCCAAGCAAAACCTGCAAGCGCCTTGGCTTGGGTTCACCGCCTTTTTCACTTTTGCCATTATGCTCGCCCTTCTGGTGTTTATTTTCGAAGGGGTGCGCGATGCGTTTGACCCCAGAAAGACGTTTCAATGA
- a CDS encoding ABC transporter ATP-binding protein, producing MSAVLQIQDLNVAFSQDGRQVDAVRGVSFEVARGEVVALVGESGSGKSVTAMSSVALLGANAKVTGSIRYNGQQMVGASRDLLQQVRGNEISFIFQEPMTSLNPLHTIEKQLRESIELHQDPRQSLTGAEIEARIIALLERVGLPDPASRLGAYPHQLSGGQRQRVMIAMALANGPELLIADEPTTALDVTIQAQILDLLMLLKQQDGMGMLFITHDLGIVRQIADRVCVMQDGKIVETGPTKDIFKAPQHPYTQKLLNAHSVGAPQPFDPSASVIAQATNAKIWFPIQRGVLKRTVGHVKAVNDVSLTLRAGETIGIVGESGSGKSTLAMAIMRLISFEGKIAFDGRDIGALKTRDLRALRKDMQIVFQDPYGSLSPRMTCAQIIAEGLGVHGTPSGRSQEDLVEEILQEVGLDPEMQHRYPHEFSGGQRQRIAIARAMVMRPKLVVLDEPTSALDMTVQVQIVDLLRNLQKAHGLAYLFISHDLRVVRAMSHTVIVMKEGDVVEHGPVSEVFEAPKTQYTRGLMAAAFGPSAEMPLDTGSV from the coding sequence ATGAGCGCCGTGCTGCAAATCCAAGATCTCAACGTGGCGTTTTCGCAGGATGGGCGGCAGGTTGACGCGGTACGCGGGGTCAGTTTTGAGGTGGCCCGCGGTGAAGTGGTGGCTTTGGTTGGCGAAAGCGGATCTGGCAAATCTGTGACCGCGATGAGCAGCGTGGCGTTGCTGGGGGCGAATGCAAAAGTCACGGGTTCTATCCGTTATAATGGCCAGCAAATGGTTGGGGCAAGCCGGGATTTGCTGCAGCAAGTGCGCGGCAATGAAATCAGCTTTATTTTTCAAGAGCCGATGACCTCCTTGAATCCATTGCACACGATTGAAAAGCAATTGCGCGAGTCAATTGAGCTGCATCAGGATCCGCGTCAAAGCCTGACAGGCGCAGAGATAGAGGCGCGGATTATCGCGTTGCTTGAGCGCGTTGGCCTGCCCGATCCCGCGTCCCGCTTGGGCGCCTATCCGCATCAATTGTCGGGCGGGCAACGCCAGCGCGTGATGATTGCGATGGCCTTGGCGAATGGACCTGAGCTTTTAATCGCGGATGAACCGACCACCGCGCTGGACGTTACTATTCAAGCACAGATTCTCGATTTATTGATGCTGTTGAAGCAACAGGATGGGATGGGGATGCTGTTTATTACCCATGATCTTGGAATTGTGCGTCAGATTGCGGATCGCGTGTGCGTGATGCAGGATGGGAAAATCGTAGAAACCGGGCCCACCAAAGATATATTCAAGGCCCCCCAGCACCCTTATACGCAAAAACTGTTAAATGCGCATTCGGTCGGGGCGCCGCAACCGTTTGACCCATCTGCCTCTGTGATTGCGCAAGCCACGAACGCTAAGATTTGGTTTCCCATCCAGCGTGGCGTGTTGAAGCGCACCGTTGGACATGTGAAGGCGGTGAATGATGTCAGTTTAACGCTGCGGGCGGGTGAAACTATTGGCATCGTGGGGGAAAGTGGATCGGGGAAATCAACTTTGGCGATGGCCATCATGCGGTTGATTTCTTTCGAGGGAAAAATCGCATTTGACGGGCGCGATATTGGCGCGCTTAAAACCCGCGATTTGCGCGCGCTGCGCAAGGATATGCAGATCGTGTTTCAAGATCCTTACGGGTCACTGTCGCCACGAATGACCTGCGCGCAGATCATTGCAGAAGGGTTGGGGGTGCATGGCACGCCAAGCGGCAGATCGCAAGAGGATCTGGTGGAAGAGATTTTGCAGGAGGTTGGGCTGGACCCTGAGATGCAGCACCGCTACCCGCATGAGTTTTCAGGGGGCCAGCGGCAGCGCATTGCGATTGCCCGCGCGATGGTGATGCGGCCAAAGCTGGTTGTGTTGGATGAACCCACATCGGCGCTGGATATGACGGTGCAAGTGCAAATTGTTGATCTGTTGCGTAATCTACAAAAAGCCCACGGCCTGGCTTATTTATTCATCAGTCACGATTTGCGTGTTGTACGCGCTATGTCGCATACTGTGATCGTGATGAAAGAGGGTGACGTGGTGGAACATGGGCCTGTTTCTGAGGTGTTTGAGGCACCCAAAACGCAATATACCCGCGGTTTGATGGCGGCGGCGTTTGGGCCGTCTGCCGAAATGCCTTTGGACACAGGGTCGGTTTAG
- a CDS encoding D-alanyl-D-alanine carboxypeptidase family protein → MVRRHKKPARIGLCIAAAIWMMVIVPLSASAAPYAAMVIDARTGKTLHSENANTRLHPASLTKMMTLYVVFEAVEAGEISLDKKVRISRAAASEPPSKLGFREGQRVALRHLIRAAAIKSANDAATALGEAIEGSEAAFARRMNRTAKALGMTRTTFKNAHGLTEKGHLSTARDMTILGRHLFYDYPDYYHLFSRITHKAANKNVRNTNRKFLRNYKGADGIKTGYTRAAGFNLVASAQRNQERVIVTVFGGKSTKTRNAQVAKLMDLGFREAPSQARVSKPTKPTYAQAGITTRQHMAPKTSLRPKARPILGETSENLANQNLQKHVKKALEQAQNQGVKNPDVTLAGLGPKPRPRDTRQSTQNAAEIREIVTRISAQSGQPDWAINIGRFASRFAAEKMLLRTALSEMATLQGTQRKIIIQRSGYDANFVGLTREGADLACRKLQARSINCLMIGPG, encoded by the coding sequence ATGGTAAGACGGCATAAAAAGCCGGCTCGCATCGGGCTATGTATTGCAGCAGCGATTTGGATGATGGTCATCGTACCGCTCAGCGCCAGCGCCGCCCCTTACGCAGCCATGGTGATCGATGCCCGCACCGGCAAAACCCTACATTCAGAAAACGCCAACACGCGCTTACACCCCGCCTCTCTTACCAAGATGATGACGCTTTATGTGGTTTTTGAAGCCGTTGAGGCCGGCGAAATCTCACTGGATAAGAAGGTACGCATTTCGCGCGCGGCAGCCTCAGAGCCACCTTCAAAACTGGGGTTTCGCGAAGGCCAGCGCGTGGCGCTGCGCCATTTGATACGCGCCGCGGCGATTAAATCTGCCAATGATGCAGCAACCGCGCTTGGCGAAGCAATTGAGGGCTCGGAAGCGGCCTTTGCGCGGCGAATGAACCGAACCGCAAAAGCTTTGGGCATGACCCGTACAACTTTCAAAAACGCCCATGGCCTGACCGAGAAAGGGCATTTATCAACAGCCCGGGATATGACCATTTTGGGGCGGCACTTATTTTACGACTATCCCGATTATTATCATTTATTTTCACGGATCACACATAAAGCAGCAAATAAAAATGTGCGGAATACAAACCGCAAATTCTTAAGAAATTACAAAGGCGCCGACGGTATTAAAACCGGCTATACGCGCGCTGCCGGTTTTAATCTTGTGGCCTCAGCGCAGCGAAATCAAGAACGGGTCATCGTAACCGTTTTTGGTGGAAAATCCACCAAAACACGCAACGCGCAAGTGGCCAAACTGATGGATTTGGGCTTTCGTGAAGCGCCAAGTCAAGCGCGGGTTTCAAAGCCCACCAAACCGACCTATGCGCAAGCGGGCATAACCACCCGCCAGCATATGGCTCCGAAAACCAGCCTGCGCCCCAAAGCGCGGCCCATACTGGGCGAGACAAGCGAAAACCTTGCCAATCAAAACCTGCAAAAGCACGTGAAAAAAGCCTTAGAACAAGCGCAAAATCAGGGGGTTAAAAACCCAGATGTTACGCTTGCAGGCTTAGGGCCAAAACCGCGGCCAAGAGATACCCGCCAGAGCACACAGAACGCAGCCGAAATCCGCGAAATTGTCACGCGCATTTCAGCCCAGAGCGGCCAGCCGGATTGGGCGATCAATATTGGCCGGTTCGCAAGCCGGTTCGCCGCTGAAAAAATGCTTCTGCGAACCGCGCTCTCAGAAATGGCCACATTGCAGGGCACACAGCGCAAGATAATAATCCAAAGATCCGGTTATGATGCAAATTTTGTGGGCCTAACGCGCGAGGGCGCAGATCTGGCCTGCCGCAAGCTGCAGGCGCGCAGCATCAATTGCTTGATGATTGGCCCTGGCTAA
- the clpS gene encoding ATP-dependent Clp protease adapter ClpS, whose protein sequence is MIGFDLDVIASSENDTDQNVLVDTRSKTKRPPLYKVLLLNDDYTPMEFVVLVLERFFGMNHAQAFDIMLTVHKKGLAVVGVFSHEVAETKVTQVMDSARQNQHPLQCTMEKE, encoded by the coding sequence ATGATAGGGTTTGATCTTGATGTGATCGCTTCATCTGAGAATGACACAGATCAGAATGTTTTGGTTGATACGCGCAGCAAGACCAAACGGCCACCGCTGTATAAAGTTTTGCTGTTAAATGATGATTATACACCGATGGAATTCGTGGTGTTGGTACTTGAGCGCTTCTTTGGCATGAACCACGCGCAAGCATTTGATATTATGTTGACAGTTCATAAAAAAGGCTTGGCGGTTGTAGGGGTGTTCAGCCATGAGGTGGCCGAAACCAAAGTTACCCAGGTGATGGATTCGGCGCGCCAAAACCAACACCCCTTGCAATGCACGATGGAAAAAGAGTAG
- a CDS encoding class I SAM-dependent methyltransferase — protein sequence MFHSRLDHALVETGLRLPERGRCLALHPEQALDLAPLKRLDLQFLHRFKPQITALETAGYTWRERPEAPVDLAVVYVPRSKRLARHLVFAASRAAPDGVVLVDGAKSQGIESLIKALKGHETLLGSVSKAHGKLVWFRPETGLPQWQADAFEPIEEGFVTRPGVFSADAIDQASRFLAETLPSDISGNVADFGAGWGYLSRHLLQSPALKKLYCVEADRAALDCLAKNCPDPRVQAEWQDVAQWRAPQKLDAVIMNPPFHIGRAAEPRLGQDFIRAAADNLTPRGRLFLVANRSLPYETTLSTCFKQWQTLAQANGFKILTAERPLARKA from the coding sequence ATGTTCCATTCCCGTTTAGATCATGCGCTGGTGGAGACTGGCCTGCGCTTACCCGAGCGCGGCCGTTGCCTGGCTTTGCACCCGGAACAGGCGCTGGATTTGGCCCCTTTAAAGCGGTTGGATCTGCAATTCCTGCACCGATTTAAGCCGCAAATCACCGCCCTTGAAACCGCAGGCTATACATGGCGCGAGCGGCCTGAAGCGCCAGTTGATCTGGCCGTGGTGTATGTACCGCGCTCAAAGCGTTTGGCGCGGCATTTGGTGTTTGCAGCCAGCCGCGCCGCTCCAGATGGCGTGGTTCTGGTTGACGGGGCCAAGAGCCAAGGCATCGAAAGCCTGATCAAAGCGCTGAAAGGGCACGAAACCCTTTTGGGTTCAGTTTCCAAAGCCCATGGTAAACTTGTATGGTTTCGCCCAGAAACCGGCCTGCCCCAATGGCAAGCGGATGCGTTTGAGCCCATCGAAGAGGGGTTTGTCACTCGCCCGGGCGTATTTTCTGCCGATGCTATTGATCAGGCCTCGCGGTTTTTGGCCGAGACATTGCCCAGTGATATTTCAGGAAATGTGGCAGATTTTGGCGCAGGCTGGGGGTATCTAAGCCGGCATTTATTGCAATCGCCGGCGCTTAAAAAGCTGTATTGCGTTGAGGCAGATCGTGCCGCTTTGGATTGTCTGGCCAAAAACTGCCCCGATCCGCGGGTACAAGCAGAATGGCAGGATGTGGCGCAGTGGCGGGCACCACAAAAGCTGGACGCCGTGATTATGAATCCGCCTTTTCATATTGGCCGCGCCGCAGAGCCAAGATTGGGCCAAGATTTTATTCGCGCTGCCGCGGACAATTTAACGCCTAGGGGGCGTTTGTTTTTGGTGGCCAACCGGTCATTGCCTTACGAAACCACCTTATCGACCTGTTTCAAGCAGTGGCAGACGCTGGCGCAGGCAAATGGGTTCAAAATCCTCACCGCAGAACGGCCTCTCGCTCGCAAGGCATAA
- a CDS encoding SDR family oxidoreductase has protein sequence MSFSIDGKTAIVTGAAHGIGLAIARHFSALGANVMCADMDEAGLSKEVAAVPDGAQVEYFAGDLREKLTIANLLSATLDSFDQVDILVNASRQVMPSDVLNQDDKSVETMLEQNVMTSLRLSQLVAKRMIKQSAGQELGQAGSIVNLSSVAARRAHPDLLAYSMSTAALDQMTRSMAVGLAPHRIRVNAVAFGSVMSSSLQMALKEQPSFRKDIENHTPMGRIAPASDVAETVQYLASESSGFVTGQILTVDGGRTLIDPVEAPAH, from the coding sequence ATGTCTTTTTCAATTGATGGGAAAACGGCCATTGTGACGGGGGCCGCGCATGGAATTGGCCTCGCTATTGCGCGGCATTTTTCGGCGCTTGGGGCGAATGTGATGTGCGCTGATATGGATGAAGCGGGCTTGTCCAAAGAAGTTGCGGCCGTGCCAGATGGGGCTCAGGTTGAATATTTCGCGGGAGATCTGCGCGAAAAATTGACCATCGCAAATTTGCTGTCTGCGACGTTAGACAGTTTTGACCAAGTGGATATTTTGGTCAATGCATCGCGTCAGGTGATGCCATCTGATGTTCTGAATCAAGATGATAAGTCCGTTGAGACAATGCTGGAACAAAATGTTATGACGAGCCTGCGCCTATCACAATTGGTGGCCAAGCGCATGATTAAACAAAGCGCGGGTCAAGAGCTGGGGCAGGCGGGATCGATTGTGAACTTATCTTCCGTCGCGGCGCGCCGCGCGCATCCTGATTTGCTGGCGTATTCCATGTCAACTGCGGCGCTAGATCAGATGACGCGCTCAATGGCGGTTGGCTTGGCGCCGCACCGGATCCGCGTGAATGCGGTTGCCTTCGGCTCGGTGATGTCCTCAAGCCTGCAAATGGCTTTAAAAGAGCAACCATCCTTCCGCAAAGATATTGAAAATCACACACCGATGGGGCGGATTGCGCCCGCGTCAGATGTGGCGGAAACCGTGCAATATTTAGCCTCGGAAAGTTCTGGCTTTGTGACGGGCCAAATTCTTACCGTGGATGGTGGAAGAACCTTGATTGATCCCGTTGAAGCGCCCGCGCATTAA
- the hemF gene encoding oxygen-dependent coproporphyrinogen oxidase has protein sequence MGDITEIEKQQASAWFRSLRDQIVSAFETLESAHATGPFADAPIGQFDVKETKRSSDDGSDAGGGLMSVMRNGRVFEKVGVNVSTVYGQLGAEAQKAMAARMGIPGMQEDPRFWAAGISLVAHLQNPHCPAVHMNTRMFWTPHAWWFGGGSDLNPCIEYSEDTAHFHATQKAHLDPHDPALYPKLKLWADEYFYIPHRKRARGVGGIFMDDRNSGDWAADFALTQDIGRAFLPAYIPLVEKHLQDAFDAQDKEVQLRHRGLYAEYNLVYDRGTKFGLTTGHDADAVLMSLPPVAKWY, from the coding sequence ATGGGCGATATTACAGAGATTGAAAAACAACAGGCGAGCGCTTGGTTTCGCAGCTTGCGTGATCAAATCGTCTCGGCCTTTGAAACGCTTGAATCCGCGCATGCTACAGGGCCTTTTGCGGATGCGCCGATTGGCCAATTTGACGTGAAAGAAACCAAACGCAGCTCGGACGATGGCTCGGATGCAGGCGGCGGTTTGATGAGCGTAATGCGCAATGGCCGCGTTTTTGAAAAAGTGGGGGTCAATGTATCAACCGTCTATGGGCAACTGGGGGCGGAAGCGCAAAAAGCCATGGCGGCGCGCATGGGCATTCCTGGCATGCAAGAGGATCCGCGGTTTTGGGCGGCAGGGATTTCGCTGGTGGCGCATTTGCAAAACCCGCATTGTCCAGCGGTGCATATGAACACACGGATGTTCTGGACCCCGCATGCCTGGTGGTTTGGCGGCGGATCTGATTTGAACCCTTGCATCGAATATTCTGAAGATACCGCGCATTTTCATGCTACACAAAAAGCGCATCTGGATCCCCACGACCCCGCGCTTTATCCGAAATTGAAGCTATGGGCGGATGAGTATTTTTATATCCCGCATCGCAAACGGGCGCGCGGCGTGGGGGGGATTTTTATGGATGATCGCAATAGCGGCGATTGGGCTGCAGATTTCGCCTTGACCCAAGATATCGGTCGGGCCTTTTTGCCCGCCTATATTCCGCTGGTTGAAAAACATCTTCAGGACGCGTTCGATGCGCAGGATAAAGAGGTTCAACTGCGCCATCGCGGGCTTTATGCAGAATATAATTTGGTGTATGATCGCGGCACCAAATTTGGTCTGACAACCGGCCATGATGCGGATGCGGTTTTGATGAGCCTGCCCCCCGTGGCCAAATGGTATTAG
- a CDS encoding FAD-binding oxidoreductase, translating into MDQLISDLGQIVGPRHVLTGTDMARYSSDWLHQYQWQPRAIIRPATTEQVSEVVKLANRLKIPLVPMGGNTGLAGGTCGEAALVLSLERMAAIREIRPKSKVAIVEAGVILSNLHAAADAEDLLFPLTFGARGSATLGGVLSTNAGGSNVLRYGNTRDLCLGLEVVLPNGEIMNLMSELHKDNSGYNLKHLMIGAEGTLGIITAAVMKLQAKPKVYATAMIATTSLASALTLLNDLQHATGGAVEAFEYMPGFYMEQHQKLFPNARQPFAQVHDTNILVELASTSADLAAQDVTGQPKLMQHFETLLAAHLEAGAILDAVVAQNQAQRIAFWERREQAAEVTASHPRLVNNDIALPLESVAAFLDQMKTRLAEIDPQAAALVVSHLGDGNVHYAVWPASHDKAVQDDIMEAVEDVTLSMGGSFSAEHGIGLTKLPSMRRRKNKAALQVMRAIKHSLDPNNIMNPGKVVPAAD; encoded by the coding sequence ATGGATCAACTGATTTCTGATTTAGGCCAGATCGTTGGGCCGCGCCATGTTTTGACGGGCACAGATATGGCGCGCTATAGCAGCGATTGGCTTCATCAATATCAGTGGCAACCCCGGGCGATCATTCGCCCAGCAACCACAGAGCAGGTGTCAGAGGTGGTGAAATTGGCCAATCGGCTGAAGATTCCACTTGTACCGATGGGGGGGAATACGGGCCTTGCCGGGGGCACCTGCGGCGAGGCGGCGCTTGTTCTATCGCTCGAGCGGATGGCCGCTATTCGTGAAATTCGGCCCAAATCAAAAGTGGCAATCGTTGAGGCAGGTGTGATTTTATCGAATCTTCACGCCGCAGCAGATGCCGAAGACCTTTTATTTCCGCTGACTTTCGGCGCGCGCGGGTCAGCAACGCTTGGTGGCGTTCTCAGCACCAACGCGGGTGGATCAAACGTTTTGCGCTATGGCAACACGCGCGATCTGTGCCTTGGCCTAGAGGTTGTGCTGCCCAATGGTGAAATTATGAACCTGATGTCAGAGCTGCATAAAGACAATTCTGGCTATAATTTGAAGCATTTGATGATCGGTGCTGAAGGTACGCTTGGGATTATCACCGCGGCCGTGATGAAATTGCAGGCAAAACCCAAAGTATACGCAACGGCAATGATCGCCACTACATCGCTTGCATCCGCGCTGACGCTGTTGAACGATCTTCAGCACGCGACGGGCGGCGCGGTTGAGGCGTTTGAATATATGCCCGGGTTTTACATGGAGCAGCACCAAAAGCTGTTTCCAAATGCCCGCCAGCCTTTTGCACAGGTTCATGACACCAATATTTTGGTTGAGCTTGCCAGCACCAGCGCGGATTTGGCGGCGCAGGATGTGACGGGCCAGCCCAAATTGATGCAACATTTCGAAACGCTGCTGGCAGCGCATCTTGAAGCGGGCGCGATTCTTGATGCGGTGGTGGCGCAGAATCAAGCCCAGCGCATTGCATTTTGGGAGCGCCGCGAGCAGGCGGCAGAAGTAACGGCCAGCCATCCAAGATTGGTCAATAATGATATAGCGCTTCCGCTTGAGTCTGTTGCGGCGTTTTTAGATCAGATGAAAACACGTCTGGCAGAGATAGATCCGCAGGCCGCAGCTTTGGTGGTGTCGCATTTGGGCGATGGCAATGTGCATTATGCGGTTTGGCCCGCAAGCCACGACAAAGCCGTGCAGGATGATATTATGGAAGCGGTTGAAGATGTAACGCTTAGCATGGGGGGCAGCTTTTCCGCCGAACATGGCATAGGCTTAACAAAATTACCGTCGATGCGGCGCCGTAAAAATAAAGCGGCTTTGCAGGTGATGCGGGCGATCAAACACAGCCTTGATCCAAATAATATCATGAATCCAGGTAAAGTGGTGCCCGCGGCCGATTAA
- the hemC gene encoding hydroxymethylbilane synthase: MTQQYPTPASPLRIGTRGSPLALAQAYETRTRLSQAFDIAEEAFEIVVIKTTGDKVLDRPLKEIGGKGLFTREIEDDMLSGKIDIAVHSMKDMPVLQPDGLVLETYLPREDVRDAFVSLHHDDLASLPAGALVGSSSLRRKAQLTHRRPDLEVVEFRGNVQTRLKKLEAGVASCTFLAMAGLNRLNLSHLAKSALDVADMLPAVAQGAIGIERRANDMRAAEMLEAIHHGPTGQRLAAERAFLAGLDGSCETPIAGLAELKDGQVHLRGEVLRPDGSETLDEAMSAPIEDGALLGTEMANRLLERAGPGFFDWRHA; encoded by the coding sequence ATGACTCAGCAATACCCCACCCCCGCTTCACCGCTGCGCATAGGCACAAGAGGCTCCCCTCTGGCGCTTGCCCAAGCCTACGAAACCAGAACACGCCTCTCTCAGGCGTTTGACATTGCAGAAGAGGCGTTTGAGATCGTTGTGATCAAAACCACGGGTGATAAAGTGCTCGACCGACCGCTCAAAGAAATCGGCGGCAAGGGCTTGTTCACGCGTGAAATCGAAGATGACATGCTGTCAGGAAAAATTGACATAGCAGTGCATTCGATGAAGGATATGCCGGTTTTACAGCCCGATGGGTTGGTTTTAGAAACCTATTTGCCGCGGGAAGACGTACGCGATGCCTTTGTATCGCTGCATCATGACGATCTGGCCAGCCTGCCCGCAGGCGCTTTGGTCGGCAGCTCCTCGTTGCGCCGCAAAGCCCAACTCACCCATCGGCGGCCTGATCTTGAAGTGGTGGAATTTCGCGGCAATGTGCAAACCCGTTTGAAAAAACTTGAAGCCGGCGTGGCAAGCTGTACGTTTTTGGCAATGGCAGGTTTAAACCGCTTGAACCTATCACATCTGGCAAAATCGGCGCTTGACGTCGCGGATATGCTTCCGGCGGTTGCACAGGGGGCCATCGGTATAGAACGGCGCGCGAATGATATGCGGGCCGCTGAAATGTTAGAGGCCATTCATCACGGGCCAACAGGGCAACGTTTGGCCGCCGAGCGGGCATTTCTGGCAGGTTTGGACGGATCTTGCGAAACTCCGATCGCGGGTCTGGCCGAGCTGAAGGATGGACAAGTGCATCTGCGTGGCGAAGTGTTGCGTCCAGACGGATCAGAAACCTTGGATGAGGCAATGAGTGCGCCCATCGAAGATGGTGCTTTGCTTGGGACCGAAATGGCCAATAGGTTGCTAGAGCGGGCCGGCCCCGGTTTTTTTGACTGGCGCCACGCGTAA
- the hemE gene encoding uroporphyrinogen decarboxylase: MAENKKILRALAGEVLETPPIWMMRQAGRYLPEYRATRAEAGDFLSLCYNSELAAEVTLQPIRRYGFDAAILFADILLLPQALGADLWFVTGEGPRLSTLTKSAEFDALKPVSAIHKTLDPVYETVRILSKELPAETTLIGFAGAPWTVATYMIAGRGTPDQAPAHALKRQDRELFERLIDLLTDATIEYLSAQIDAGAEVVKLFDSWAGSLRGDDFKHYALAPARRITQALKQRYPQVPVIAFPREAGDNYIGFAKATGADCVAIDNSVTPEWVASHVQVDGCVQGNLKSSHMVTGGQELVDDTRRIVKALGKGPHIFNLGHGITPDADPENVKLMIETVREGASG; this comes from the coding sequence ATGGCTGAGAATAAAAAAATACTGCGTGCATTGGCCGGTGAAGTTTTGGAGACACCACCGATTTGGATGATGCGGCAAGCGGGCCGTTATCTTCCTGAGTATCGGGCCACGCGCGCTGAGGCGGGCGATTTCCTCTCACTTTGCTATAACAGTGAGTTGGCGGCCGAGGTGACGTTGCAACCTATTCGCCGTTATGGGTTTGATGCGGCGATTCTCTTTGCCGATATTTTACTGCTGCCACAAGCTTTGGGGGCTGATCTGTGGTTTGTCACCGGGGAAGGACCACGCCTGTCCACCTTAACCAAAAGTGCGGAATTTGATGCGCTGAAGCCGGTTTCGGCAATCCATAAAACCTTGGATCCGGTTTATGAGACGGTGAGAATTTTGTCAAAAGAGCTTCCCGCTGAAACAACGCTGATTGGATTTGCTGGGGCCCCGTGGACCGTGGCAACCTATATGATTGCGGGGCGGGGCACCCCAGATCAGGCGCCTGCACACGCGCTGAAGCGCCAAGACCGAGAACTGTTTGAACGTTTAATTGACCTGCTAACCGATGCGACGATCGAGTATTTAAGCGCCCAAATCGACGCAGGGGCTGAAGTTGTGAAGCTTTTTGACAGTTGGGCGGGATCCTTGCGCGGAGATGATTTTAAACATTATGCGTTGGCGCCGGCGCGCCGCATAACGCAAGCGCTCAAGCAACGTTATCCGCAGGTGCCGGTGATCGCCTTTCCGCGTGAGGCTGGAGATAATTATATCGGTTTTGCAAAAGCAACCGGTGCGGATTGCGTGGCGATTGACAATTCGGTTACCCCGGAATGGGTTGCGAGCCATGTGCAAGTTGATGGCTGTGTGCAGGGCAATTTGAAATCCTCGCATATGGTGACGGGGGGGCAAGAGCTAGTTGATGACACAAGGCGCATCGTAAAAGCGCTGGGCAAGGGGCCTCATATTTTCAATTTAGGGCATGGGATCACACCGGATGCAGATCCAGAAAATGTGAAGTTGATGATCGAGACCGTGCGCGAAGGAGCATCTGGCTAA